In Kryptolebias marmoratus isolate JLee-2015 linkage group LG4, ASM164957v2, whole genome shotgun sequence, the following proteins share a genomic window:
- the dnase1l4.1 gene encoding deoxyribonuclease 1 like 4, tandem duplicate 1 (The sequence of the model RefSeq protein was modified relative to this genomic sequence to represent the inferred CDS: added 70 bases not found in genome assembly), with amino-acid sequence MKIAAFNIQKFGRSKVSDPDVLKILVKIVSRYDIIVILEVVDASGKSVTTFMEALNKANRKHHYTLKISSRLGRTRYKEQFMFLYRDDLVDLVGSYQFDDVASEGGDVFARDPYILRFRCLNTVLKDLVIVPVHTKPDDSETELDELYDVFLNVKKKWRTDNVMILGDFNADGAYVSQKDMRTIRIRSDKNFHWLIGDDVDTTASTQNSHTYDRIVVYGDDMLHAVVPKSAKTFNFQKAFNLTDEQALKVSDHYPVEVELKSARTEEPDGPGDQLGGLLILDKDADPGEAKPGGLLVMNEDLLELKRGNLLLEREKLNLEIQLLRLKVAQMSAGEAV; translated from the exons ATGAAGATCGCAGCTTTCAACATCCAGAAGTTCGGAAGGAGCAAAGTTTCTGATCCAGATGTTCTGAAGATCCTGGTGAAG ATCGTGTCTCGTTACGACATCATCGTGATCCTGGAGGTGGTCGACGCCAGCGGGAAGTCTGTGACGACCTTCATGGAGGCTCTCAACAA AGCCAACAGGAAGCATCACTACACCCTGAAGATCAGCTCCCGTCTGGGCCGAACGCGCTACAAGGAGCAGTTCATGTTCCTGTACAG GGACGACCTGGTGGACTTGGTGGGATCCTATCAGTTTGACGATGTGGCGTCCGAGGGAGGCGACGTTTTCGCCAGAGATCCTTACATCCTTCGATTCAGGTGCCTGAACACAG tGCTGAAGGACCTGGTGATTGTCCCGGTCCACACCAAACCAGACGACTCGGAGACGGAGCTGGACGAACTCTACGACGTCTTCCTGAACGTCAAGAAGAAGTGGAGGACGGAC AACGTGATGATCCTGGGCGACTTCAACGCCGACGGCGCGTACGTCTCGCAGAAAGACATGAGGACAATCCGAATCCGCAGCGACAAGAACTTCCACTGGCTGATTGGAGACGATGTGGACACCACAGCCAGTACGCAAAACAGCCACACCTACGACAG GATCGTCGTTTACGGAGACGACATGCTCCACGCCGTTGTTCCCAAGTCGGCAAAAACCTTCAACTTCCAGAAGGCCTTCAACCTCACCGACGAGCAG GTCCAGGAGACCAGCTGGGAGGGCTCCTAATTCTGGATAAAGATGCCGATCCAGGAGAAGCGAAGCCAGGAGGCCTGCTGGTGATGAACGAGGACCTCCTGGAGCTGAAGAGAGGAAACCTGCTGCTGGAGAGGGAGAAGCTGAACCTGGAGATCCAGCTGCTGCGGCTGAAGGTGGCGCAGATGAGCGCAGGAGAGGCCGTTTAA
- the tma7 gene encoding translation machinery-associated protein 7: MSGREGGKKKPLKAPKKQSKEVDDEDLAFKQKQKDEQKAMEAMKAKASGKGPLASGGIKKSGKK, encoded by the exons ATGTCTGGCAGAGAag GAGGCAAAAAGAAACCACTTAAGGCGCCCAAGAAACAGTCCAAGGAAGTTGATGAC GAAGACCTCgccttcaaacagaaacagaaggatGAACAGAAAGCCATGGAGGCGATGAAGGCCAAAGCGTCAGGAAAAGGACCTTTAG CCTCCGGTGGGATCAAGAAGTCGGGAAAGAAGTAA